In Dermacentor variabilis isolate Ectoservices chromosome 7, ASM5094787v1, whole genome shotgun sequence, a genomic segment contains:
- the LOC142588695 gene encoding NPC1-like intracellular cholesterol transporter 1 — protein sequence MSSSWLFTVAVSVTLVSSALSQCVTYGYCGTDGDSGKPLPCAVKRDPVPIESSILKDACPALIDSSDKSVPACCDAKQAASFKSELKSLVNLGVKKTDPCFRNFQNLVCQAFCSPKQSAFVAINGTSSEGSDQPSATESVYAVHKTFAEKVYDACKGIRTYIFWTKLMSYMCGKHGASGCSAQRFLDFVGSVYSEGGYSPIKIRHVLTEGPITVAGQKLEAFNPKFL from the coding sequence ATGTCCAGCAGCTGGCTTTTCACCGTCGCTGTAAGCGTCACGCTAGTGTCGTCGGCACTGTCTCAGTGCGTGACGTACGGCTACTGCGGCACGGACGGGGACTCCGGCAAGCCGCTGCCATGCGCTGTGAAGCGTGATCCGGTCCCCATCGAGAGTAGCATCCTCAAGGACGCGTGTCCCGCGCTGATCGATTCTTCGGACAAGTCCGTGCCTGCCTGCTGCGATGCGAAGCAGGCGGCGTCGTTCAAGTCTGAGTTAAAGAGCCTCGTGAACCTCGGCGTTAAGAAGACGGATCCGTGCTTCCGCAACTTCCAAAACCTCGTCTGCCAGGCGTTCTGCTCGCCCAAGCAGTCCGCATTCGTCGCCATCAATGGCACCAGCAGCGAGGGAAGCGACCAACCCTCGGCCACGGAATCGGTCTACGCCGTGCACAAGACGTTCGCCGAAAAAGTGTACGATGCCTGCAAGGGCATCCGCACCTACATCTTCTGGACCAAGCTGATGTCGTACATGTGCGGGAAGCACGGCGCCAGCGGCTGCTCGGCCCAGCGCTTCCTCGACTTCGTGGGCTCCGTCTACTCGGAGGGTGGCTACTCGCCCATCAAAATCCGCCACGTTCTCACCGAGGGCCCGATTACGGTAGCCGGCCAGAAACTGGAGGCTTTCAACCCGAAGTTTCTCTGA